The Epinephelus lanceolatus isolate andai-2023 chromosome 8, ASM4190304v1, whole genome shotgun sequence genome includes a window with the following:
- the las1l gene encoding ribosomal biogenesis protein LAS1L translates to MKKRSSEKKRHVVAWANKAEWDQVLEYLYSKDSSLQRYALQRVSAWKGRYANSTPVAVDCTADLVRCQVLDRSGQLDGDDLVLLYGAALVRFVNLITERQQGRVARPLRRLAGNLNIPEWVVDLRHDFTHRKLPTIKWCRKGCKVVLEWLQQEYWSRQLGGGPNEDWESESDGEDEETDLKRQGDELIARQKEMEAYKNARELLISFEKEQYQAFDGLPGDKEKNLWPAPFADMSWLLGEIKQFALQSGNLLIDVLLEDGFLVPTVEQLETLGCDTSDSGSPTEPRLAQTFLRFWLPLLKMLNSPSFIHLLLEKLFVELKLLATEQNNHRAFYISAWISEIIICNSNKFEYHFETKGQKKARMKDRIFVNRIQLRWQQLLSACLDAPCISTPHLLQLILDDMEHPLPLETRERLLQLCSIYTQIKHSEYDTSPEQKQQPIYTLESLHEKLQHSRRHGHPWRSTADAERSESSQEYKWADVQAEKAKLLRGSPWQVCTDKVLWKNYPLGKVPGQSDDPSCLMLENYSPMTVFDQPVELESNTAHNVPGVLAPVRTADGLLWNHSDVNKLKSGLQLF, encoded by the coding sequence ATGAAGAAAAGGAGCTCTGAGAAAAAACGCCATGTGGTGGCATGGGCCAACAAAGCTGAGTGGGATCAAGTTCTGGAGTATCTTTACTCTAAGGATTCCTCCTTACAGAGGTATGCACTGCAGAGGGTATCAGCCTGGAAAGGCCGGTATGCTAACAGCACTCCTGTGGCGGTGGACTGCACAGCTGACCTGGTGAGGTGCCAGGTGCTCGACAGGTCGGGACAGCTGGACGGAGACGACCTGGTGCTACTTTACGGAGCGGCTCTGGTTAGGTTTGTCAATTTGATCACCGAGCGACAGCAAGGGAGAGTTGCCCGTCCACTGAGGCGGCTGGCTGGGAACCTGAACATACCGGAGTGGGTCGTAGATCTGAGGCATGATTTCACACACAGGAAGCTTCCTACCATAAAATGGTGTCGAAAGGGATGTAAGGTGGTTCTGGAGTGGCTCCAGCAGGAATACTGGTCCAGGCAATTGGGAGGAGGGCCTAATGAGGACTGGGAATCAGAGTCAGATGGAGAGGATGAAGAAACTGACCTAAAACGCCAAGGGGATGAGCTCATCGCCAGGCAAAAAGAAATGGAAGCCTACAAGAATGCACGGGAGCTTCTGATTTCTTTTGAAAAGGAGCAGTACCAGGCTTTTGATGGGCTTCctggagacaaagaaaagaacctGTGGCCAGCCCCCTTTGCAGACATGAGCTGGTTACTTGGTGAGATCAAGCAGTTTGCTTTGCAGTCAGGTAATCTGCTGATTGATGTGTTGTTGGAAGACGGATTTCTAGTTCCTACTGTTGAGCAACTGGAAACATTAGGCTGCGACACTTCTGACAGTGGCAGTCCCACTGAACCCAGACTCGCTCAAACCTTCCTGCGTTTTTGGCTGCCTCTTCTGAAGATGCTCAACTCACCCTCCTTTATTCACCTCCTTCTGGAGAAGCTGTTtgttgaactgaagctgctcgCCACAGAGCAGAACAATCACAGGGCTTTCTACATTTCTGCTTGGATTTCAGAAATCATCATCTGCAACAGCAACAAATTTGAATACCATTTTGAAACAAAGGGACAGAAGAAGGCCAGAATGAAGGACAGGATCTTTGTGAACCGCATCCAGCTGAGGTGGCAGCAGCTGCTCTCTGCATGCCTGGATGCTCCCTGTATCAGCACGCCTCACTTGCTCCAGTTAATCCTGGACGACATGGAGCACCCTCTCCCTCTAGAAACCCGAGAGAGGCTGCTCCAGCTCTGCTCCATCTACACACAGATCAAACACTCTGAATATGATACTTCTCCGGAGCAGAAACAACAGCCCATATACACACTGGAGAGTTTGCATGAGAAGCTGCAGCATTCACGGCGGCACGGCCATCCTTGGCGCTCCACAGCTGATGCAGAGAGGAGCGAGTCCTCCCAGGAGTACAAATGGGCAGATGTTCAGGCTGAAAAAGCAAAGTTGCTCAGAGGTTCACCATGGCAGGTGTGCACTGATAAGGTTTTATGGAAGAACTATCCTCTTGGTAAAGTCCCTGGTCAGTCAGATGACCCTTCATGCCTCATGCTGGAAAACTACTCACCAATGACTGTGTTTGACCAGCCGGTGGAGTTGGAGAGCAACACAGCACACAATGTCCCAGGAGTGTTGGCACCAGTGAGAACAGCTGATGGCCTTCTATGGAACCACAGTGATGTCAATAAGCTGAAATCTGGACTGCAGCTTTTTTGA